The following nucleotide sequence is from Aspergillus nidulans FGSC A4 chromosome I.
TCAGCACCATCATAATCGAGACCTGTCCAGGCAAAGTACCTTATATCGATTTTGTTCCTATATTATGTACGTAGTTGAACAAAGGAAGGGGTTCTACGATAGCACATATACTCCGATTTCGATTAGAAGCCTCATTGCTCCACCGTCGAGCGAGAGTTGAGCAGAAAGCAACAGAGATGAAGGACATCCGGGAAACCTGAACTAATGTACACATATAAAGGCATAGGCATACAGAAGGTCTAGATGTTCGAATAGACGAATAATTATCTTCTGTTGAATTGATCCGAGCAGATGCTATATGGATGGGTATGCATTCAAGTTGATATGCATTTGTACATAGAATATGTCGGTCAGTTACTCTACAGTTCCACCTAGGTTACCTGGATCATCCCCTGGCTCATGCACAGAATGTCCAACTGGTGTGCTAGGCAAGAAGTTTCCCGACGACCATTATCCTCTGCTATGGCTAATGACTCTGTTTGTGTAGGGAGATGTGTAGCGTCTAAGCGAGTTCTTGGAATGGTCTTTGCCCCTACACCTGTACTGTCCTGCGTGTCATAATACCTCTTCAATGCAGCACTTGCACTAGTTTCTTGCTGACAACGTCTTTTATCGTCCGACACTAACAGAGTCACTAACTGGTCCAACATAGCGGCGCCGACCTGGATACCTCGATGTAGGTATAGAACAAACCGTTCCGCGGAGTCAGGCGGGATACATTCGGACAGCCTCCGCAGACCGCAAGGCGATTTTTCGTCAGCATCATACTTCCCGAATTCCAGTTCTATCTGTAGATTAAGCGTTCGTAACGCTGTGCGGATGGAGGTTATCTGCGTGAGCAGCCGTTTCCTCTTTGTTATCGCTTCGTCTTCTAATGAGAAGCCGGGATCTGAGAGGATGGCCTGTGTACGAGCCAGTAATCCCGGACACATCGCGATCTCCCCAAAAGAGCACTCAGTCCAAGTGTTCAGAAAATGCTCTGCACCTTTCTGGGAGCGCATCATCTCGTTGCCCAGTTTCCTCCATGCCGGTTCCCCGAGCAGGCATGGCTCCGCACGAGTCAAAGCCTGTGCAACGAGGATCGGACGGAGACATAGCAGAAGTGTCTGACCAATTCCGCTCCTGTGCGCCTTGGGCCCACGTATCCGGAGCAAGTTGGTTATCCCGCGGGAGTGGATCATCCAGGCCTCAGGGTTGGTACGGTCGATCATCTCGTAGACGCAGAGCAGCATGGCCGCAGTCAAAGTTTCGTCCGAGCGCGCAGAGCGAGGGCAGTATAGGCTGATTAAGAGATGTCGGATAGCCTGCTGATACATACGACGACTGTTGACGAGGGCAGATGTACCTGGCTGAGGGGTGGAATCCACGGAGGAGTGAAGAGTCGCCAGGCAGCGCGTGGCCCAGAGGAGTTGGGCCGGAAGAGGATTGGGGTACTGCTGGATATAGTCGATCAACGTGAGTTCCACGCGGGGCTTGTAAGTGGAGAGAGTATGCGGCGTCAGCGCCTTGAAGAGGTATTCAAGCAACACTCTGCATTGAAGGTCGAGCGCCTGGGTAGCCAGATTGGGCGCGAGCGTGTTGTCGGCCGGCAATCGGGGGGCAAGAGTGGGTTTGCTTGCGTAACGTCGAGATGAGGTACAACGCCTCATGCTTGGGTcctgtttcttcttcaagatctgAGCAGCCGTTGAAGGATGACAGTTGGATGGATGAGGTACGAATTGCGACACTCGGTTATTTGGTATACGGACAGGTTGTGCCGAGAAGCTTGGCCTCGTGTTTTCCTCTGCCAACTTCGGAGGCGTCGAGAATCCTGTGAGCCTATTGGCAGGAACAAGTTGCGAGGCTGTGAGGCTGCGAAGGATATACTCCTGAACAACTTTTTGATTCTGAAGAGCCTCGATTTGATGGGACCAAGGCAGGTTGCTTGGGTATAAAGATGAGGTCCGGTACGCTGCACGGTGTCGTTGTTGTCCAGAACGGTTGGTGAATCTATCAATACCAAATCACTCTCTAAGACTTCTTCATACAGACCGAGCATGAGTCCCAGGCGCGGAGgaggctccagctccggcGGACTGCCCGACAGCATTCCTGATGGAGTGTTCGAGGGAGGCACGAGTTCGGCAGGTAATAACAATGATTATGGCTCTTCGGGATCCTCGTCAGGTTACGATCCTTGCAATCATTCGATTGCTTTCATAGTTATCATGGCGATATCCCTCGTTGTCTATGTTATCATTGCCTTGTAACATATCGCGTTCCTAATCAACGGCCGGAAGATCAAAGGTGTCCCAATATTGCTGAGATTCCGATTTGGAGCATGCCTGTTCTGTTTAATCCTGTACTAtaccttccttctcttccctccCTTTGGATCCCAAAATTGGGAATCTTGAGGCGTGACTGCTGACTGGTGCAAGGTCGACCTCCCTGAGTGTAATCTTCACGGGGGCGCACGAATGCAGTAGCATGTCCCTGTGGGATTATGTTAGTGGCTGAATTGCAGCAAATATCTTTTTTAATATCTCACATCTGTTCTTGGTCTTCGTCGCGCTCTTTCCCATGTCACGGGCGGTCCGACTCGCCCGAAGATACTTATCTGAAGTCGCCAACTCAAGCACAAAACATCATAGCAACACCGGCGCGGAAAAAATATGTCAGGGCGTTTTGCTATCCTGTATGATTGTCCTTATCACAGCCTATCTCTTTATTGTCTCAATAAACCAGGGGGACTATCGAACGGCCGTCTATGACAGGTTAAGCTGGGAACCGATCAACGGATATCAAGAAACATATTTGACGTTCACATTGCTACAGCTCCTAGCAAATGGGATTTCAGTCGTAATCTCCTACTCCATGGTATCAAAGATAAACCGTATGGAGCTACGGGCGCAGGTACGTTCAACATTCATGCCCCGATCTTCTACTTGTCTCTTGCGTGCCCCTTTCTGAAAAGGGATGCTAAGAATGGAATAAAATTTTAGAGATTTGTATCTCGGAATCGCATCTACTCCGCCGTGCCCATGGTGCGATCCTTATACATGGCTATTGTGGAGATTGTGCTTTATCTTCAAGTGACTGCCGCGAGCAGGGGCCGTATAATCGTGCTCGTCTTGCAAAATGCCCTGGATGCCTCGCTTCTGGTATCTATGATATATCTTACCCGGCTTGTGCGGACATTGAAAAACGCGAACACAGCTAGCCCCGGCATTATGACTACCACTGTGCAAACTACACAACCGGTAGCGCCTCGTCCCCCCGAACTGAGTGCCCAAACACATCCACAAACCTCTGTTGCCGGAGCCGTACATCCAGTCCCGGTTCATGAAGTACCTGCATATAACAGTAAGTGTGCCCTATCGAAACCAATCCTGCCTAACAAAAGCCACTACAGCATATGCACATCCGAACCTCACTCCGCAGCAGCGAGCTGAGCTCGAAGCGTTACCTCGAAGTCAATCCCCGGGCCAGTGGATATTCGTCCCTAACGGTACTTTTCCACAAGACGGCCAGGTAAGAATTGCGTCTCATGAGTCCTAAGGCAGAAATACCAAAGCCTGGATCTAGCTAACGCTTAGAGTTTAGCAGCTCAATAAGACCTAGCATGTTTTCAGTGCGGTTATCATCAACAATATGACATCGTCAGGTTTTATTGCGCGAGTCCTCTGATAGGCTGAGCAGCTTGTTGTCTCATTTTCCACATATTCTATTTGTGCAGACGCCGCCTTGCCTAAACCTCGCTGTCATCCTGAAATACTATAGTAGTATTGGGTGTTTGTTGGTTTAGGTTCAAGCCGGCTCTGATATACAGTctgaagaggctgagctgTAGTATTCCTCTCGCGGAGGCAGATTTTTTGTCAAATGTTGGGGATGAAGGGACTCTTAATGTATCTAATTCTCATGGTTCTTGTTCATTCCGTGTACAACGATTAGAGGAACACGTAGCCGCCCTGGTTGGAATTTGCCCTTGTGACACGACCAGGGTAAAATAGGCCCTGTAGTCCATTAAAACATTGCCTTACGTGGAGCGGTGGAGGCGGCCTGTACCATTTGATActgctgaggctgtcaatttttgtctttttgcATTGGGCCCTCGACATTCTACTGGATCGTCTCGATTTAATTGAGAAGATGCTAACCGCTGGTCGCAGGAGTCAGCGCGAATCCTGCAAGTTGTATCACACTTCCAGCGTATATCCAAGGGATTGATGACCCAAGCTGAGGTTGCTGGCTTTTAAAGGTTGGTCGTATTCGAGATTATTGGCGCCAGCCGCATTTGGCCCATTATAATAGAAGGAGGTGAGGCTGAGACAAACACGATAGTAGCCACCAGAACTAGTCATATCTCAAATGAGCAAATCGCCAGTAAGACCtttcaagcaagaacaagacaaGACTAGCTAATGGCATGGCTTATGAGCGCTCAGAACCTCTGGCGTCTCGGCGAATCTGACTAAAATTCTCTTAGATTATTTTAAAGCTGCTCCTTGGGTCACTTTGATTTCTGAAGGCGTGAGCTTTGAAAGCCTCGACAGAGATGCCCTAACCCAGGAATAACAAGCAAGGAGAGGTCGCACTCACAATATTGTCAACAAATTTGTCCCAGCAAGTGTTCAAGTGCTAGTCAATGCAGGCTCCTTTCCGAGCAAGGAAGATAAGGCACATCGGACGCCTCTTTCTTACGCCGCCGCCAGTGGAAACAGTTCAGAGGTTGAGTTTTTAACCAAGGATGTGAGAGTGGCGTGCGATACTACAGACAATTAAGGCCAATCACCTCTCCATTGGGCTGCAAAGAGAAACAGCTCAACTGTAGTAGCAAAATTACTACAGGCAAGTAAGTTCAAGCAAAATTCGTAAATGTTGAGGACTATTATGGGAAGACACCACTCATTGCCGTGCTGTCAAAAGGAAAAATTGATGTGGCTCGCTTAATATCAAGTGAAGGAGCCCGGTGTGCAGTCCAGGTGGAAGGCGTCCCCGCATGGCAATGGTTCGTTGAGAAAGGGATCCTAAAAtctgctggatgttgattgCGCAAAAAACTTTTCCGAACGTGTAGTAAAGAACAGTGCAATCATCTACATTTTTCCACGAACAAACCTAACAAATCTGGCAAgggcagtcatgctgctcttgctggaTTGTTGCTCAGGGTGTATGTCAAGGTAACAGCGCGAACATACAAGTAAAAGTGAAGCAGTGCCAAAGGTCCTGCTGATATTCCGTTCGGCTCGCCGTATCCGGTAGCCAGTACCATGCTAGAAATAGATAAACTTCTAGATAAAACAATGTCTGGGAAATAATTGGGCTTGCGACGAAGGTGCACAGCTGTAAGGGGGAAAGGGCAAATGGGAAAGAGTACGTATGTGGTTGtgaaagaagggaagagggcTTATATGGATGCAGTAGATGCATTAAATGTAATTCCATAAACATCCTGCACATTCCATCAAGGCAATGACATAACTGGCGACGGCGAGCTATGGCGCGCGGCAGGCCGATGGTGCAATGGGCGCCAAAACGGTGCCCTGCTAGCCGGCACAACGTATACTACGTTAGGCGTCAGATTAAAGCTATAGAGGTATTCTATTCTCCAATGTACAGCTGCTGGGAGCTGGAATCATTACTATATAGAGTATATCGAGTTGTGTAGAGGATAAGACCTGTCAATAAGATAGCTATCAGTGGGGAGAGCGTGAGGCGTCAACAAAACCTACATTGTGGTAAAGCACGTTTCGGTACCTGCACAACGAGGCAGTCACTTTGGAGCTTAAACAGTCATTGCCCAATCATGGTGCAGGAGAGCAAGCGCAGTGCTGCGCCGAGTGAAAGTCTACGGGTCTCCGTTGACACCGGATTAGGTCGCTGGGCTCTTCAATATTCTACAATCCGCGACGTCTGGGCCGAAGCGGTATCTAAGGATACTGGTATTCTTATGCTTCACAGTCCACCGGCCTTGTATGGTGATTGTTGACGGCGAAAGGGACCAACTTGGAACTTCAGGGTCAAAGGTGTTCAGTACCTGTTGCGCGAGATAAGGAGAGGGTGCAGCCCAAGCTGGTTACTTGCGGACATATTCGCACTGTCGGTCCAGTTAGAATCCTGATGCCTCTCTGGAGTAGGGTCGCCGAGATGTATAATGTTCATCATCTGAGGCAAACCCTAATTGTCAACGCTGCTTTTGCGCAGGCGGTCTGTCAGTAAGGACAAGAACCCCATCACTATATGGATCTTAGCCTTTGATTCAGAAAGTAAATTTTACTTATGTCTCGTTTCAAATTAAATGGATATGTGGTTTTTAGTGGAGGATATTTTTTGGCTGCCAGCTCGGAGC
It contains:
- a CDS encoding uncharacterized protein (transcript_id=CADANIAT00006856), whose amino-acid sequence is MLSGSPPELEPPPRLGLMLGLFTNRSGQQRHRAAYRTSSLYPSNLPWSHQIEALQNQKVVQEYILRSLTASQLVPANRLTGFSTPPKLAEENTRPSFSAQPVRIPNNRVSQFVPHPSNCHPSTAAQILKKKQDPSMRRCTSSRRYASKPTLAPRLPADNTLAPNLATQALDLQCRVLLEYLFKALTPHTLSTYKPRVELTLIDYIQQYPNPLPAQLLWATRCLATLHSSVDSTPQPGTSALVNSRRMYQQAIRHLLISLYCPRSARSDETLTAAMLLCVYEMIDRTNPEAWMIHSRGITNLLRIRGPKAHRSGIGQTLLLCLRPILVAQALTRAEPCLLGEPAWRKLGNEMMRSQKGAEHFLNTWTECSFGEIAMCPGLLARTQAILSDPGFSLEDEAITKRKRLLTQITSIRTALRTLNLQIELEFGKYDADEKSPCGLRRLSECIPPDSAERFVLYLHRGIQVGAAMLDQLVTLLVSDDKRRCQQETSASAALKRYYDTQDSTGVGAKTIPRTRLDATHLPTQTESLAIAEDNGRRETSCLAHQLDILCMSQGMIQHLLGSIQQKIIIRLFEHLDLLNKIDIRYFAWTGLDYDGAEVRVDFLHQPTPSATLQRSYGSFRMTQELRLLLQ
- a CDS encoding uncharacterized protein (transcript_id=CADANIAT00006857) translates to MAIVEIVLYLQVTAASRGRIIVLVLQNALDASLLVSMIYLTRLVRTLKNANTASPGIMTTTVQTTQPVAPRPPELSAQTHPQTSVAGAVHPVPVHEVPAYNTYAHPNLTPQQRAELEALPRSQSPGQWIFVPNGTFPQDGQVQAGSDIQSEEAEL